Within Paralichthys olivaceus isolate ysfri-2021 chromosome 14, ASM2471397v2, whole genome shotgun sequence, the genomic segment CACGAGCATCCTGCAGCGAAGACGTCGTTTGTAGTCATTGTCTGTAAAGCAGTGATCAAGGGACAGAGCAGTGAGAGGGAAGTACTCATAATACACGttctcaaccaatcacaagtcagtctcagctgtccaTCACGACAATTTAcccagtttttatagcatcaaataagcAATTAAAACCTTTCAGAAAAGTGAATGCAGAGGAAAAGATTGCTCGTCTACAGTGTTGGAGACAAAAGTGTGATTCTCACTTCAGCCACATTttagttttctaatttgtctcAAAAGTTTCtcatattttgaaatataaaaaaataatcgaggcaaaaaagttagacattcaAAAGTCAAACTTGAAACCTAATGGAGAGACTTTGCTAGAGTTATTATAGCATCGTGCTACCTTCCTGAAGTCTCAAGTATGACAGAATGACAGGAACCAACTTTGTgacatttatttagatttttctttaacatcaactaacatggaggaggctgggtgcATGAACTATACTTTAGccaaccagcagggggcgatcaagatgctttgacctcacttttgggaagccgtcatgtcgtccatcttgtgtgtgtgtgtgtggttccaATGGACAGATTCCATTTCACCATGATGATAATACACTGTACATGTAGTGCTGTTGATCTAGTGCACATGTTGTGTATTATCCACGTGTCCATTCTGCTGCTAACAACATCAAAATATCATATAGTCACATAATAAAATAGGAGTGAGAGGATGCTTCTATACAGAGAAATGTGCTGGCGTAATATTTGGCAGGAGACAAAGTGGACGCACAAGAATCTGACCTGGAACTgagattaaaatgtgtccttttaTATCTCGACCCCTCAAATCTGAATGTATCGGTCGAAATTTAAATCTTTTAATTCCTCATCATCACATCAATCGATTACAAGggattatttctttatatctttgtgcatttttttcCATATACAGATTGAAATTGAATTGTTTTCTTCAAGCATTCTGCAAACTGACACCATCCTAACACTACACTTCATCTTCTTTAGATTGCTCTCCTGTTTGCAGTTATGTTTGCTGCTCGTGAATTAATattatgcacaaacacagggTACCCATCTTATTTTCTGTTGgccattttgatttgtttttgcacGGTGTAACGTCTTAAGGGGTACGCAGTCACAGCAGTCTTAAAAACGTGTTTCAGCGTGTTGATGACGGCCTTTATTCATCTTTATGTCTCACTTACCTTCCTCAAGTCAGTGCATTGCTTAGAAAATTAACATTTTGTAGTAGAATATAACAAGTATTATCTTCTAACATATGACATGAATGGAATTTGAAGCGGTCCGCAGCCCATGCAGGAGTCTCTGATGTGACGAGATAAATTATCATGTTTGTGGTGAGTTTGAGGAGCCTGATAATGTGACACATGGCAGTTTTGAGTAATTTTGGAATAGATATGATGGGATGGGCCTCCAGTTCACTTAAGTCTTGTAGCTTTAGCCGCTGTCTTTATACGGCTTTGATGGGTAATAATACCATTTCTCTACAGTAATTTATTACACAACTGGCCTTAAAGCTTGACaatgttaacattattatttctttgaaattaatttattaaagtGCACATTATGTTCTCTGGATGAGAAAtgcaaaaatgattttattattcattaataaAGTACATATTAACTAAAGTGTTTGGGGgttttatgtcttttattaCTAACACTCCAGTAGCAGCTCACACACTTTAGGGGCAGAGATGCTGTTAAGAAGTGCTCCTCGCCTCGACTGTTCCAAAACACTCGAACCACTGGCACAGGCTCGGGGTGTCCTCGAATGGCTCGGGATGACCGTGGTCAAGAAATCCTCCATTTCATTAGACGTTTCTGtcgtaagtgtgtgtgagacagccgGGACTGAGGCAACCGTGTTCGAGTACGTCGAGGGACAAGAGACGCAGAATGAATGGTGTCTTAGAGGTTTCAGCATAGATTTGAAAATTAACTAAGCTTTCCAGTTTCCCACTCACGAGCGGTCGCTGGTGGCAACGGGCCGTCCACCTTTTCTTAGAGCGATTtaacttttacacacacacctatatatatatatatatatatatatatatacacatgtatatatatataaatatatatatataggtgtgtgtgtaaaagctATTTTTCAGATCAGATTCTCTGTGATTGGTTCTGTTCACACTCATTAAACAATCAGATCTGGGTCACATGGGGCCAAGCGGAGTGAACATAGTCTAaaggtgttttgtggactcgaacacttccccctctcctccttggGCACAGGGGTGAGTGGACAATGAGTGGATTTTAATTTTTCGGGTGAACCATCCCTCTGAGTTGTGgagatttaaatgtaaaaagctGTAAATTCCGGGAGTGCAGACGGGTCATGAAGGCGGTTCTGAGCCTCAGACCGTGAAGGAGCGTCGACATGTCGGACTGGGAAGAAGACTCGTCCCTCCAGGAGCCTGAGCCGAGATCCCGCTGCGAGGACCGTCCACGGGACCGCGTGTTCTACGGTGCGAGAGACGGACCGAGGTTCGGAGGCCCGAGACACTGGAGAGCCGACCGGAGCGACGATCGCAGGAGCCCGGCAGGTGGACGCGAGGGCCGCGCCTTTCCCCCGGACGCGGACCGCGGGGGTGCCCGGGAGCGACGGACTTTCGGCGGTGAAAGGTCGGACTCTTCCCCGCCCGTGACACTCACCGTGGAAAACGCCTCTGTCGGGAGGATAATAGGTTTGTTCCCGAAGAAGAGGTTTTATTTTCAGGGGTTGGGCGTTCGCGACCCCGCTGTTAgctatgctatgctatgctaATTCCGCGGGCGGTAGTTAGCTCACCGGTTCCCAGATTTCCCGGGTTATCTGCGGACATTGTCCCGCACACACTTACACGTTAATGTCGCTGAAATGTACACGGAGATATTTTTCAGACTGTTCAATTGAGTTTGATTTTCGATAAAGGTCGTGGAGGAGCCAAAATCCGTGAACTTGAAGAAAGCTCAGGGGCCCGGATCAAGGTAAGAAGCTGCAATTGATTATGAATTAATAAAGTTCGTCATCAACTTTACCTTTGATTTCATCTGGACTGAATCCTACATGTTCCTCCTCCAGCCTGATGAACGACCAGACTTATTTAAACTTCATCAATCAGATAATAAATATAGTTTTTCAGCAGTTGGATGAGTCTCTGTTCATCAGGGTCAATGTCATGTCTTCAAATCCAGAGTGAAATGAGCTTATTTCCAGAAATTCAAGGTGAAACAAACTTGCGATGGATCGTGAAGTTTTCTATCAGATGGCCAGAATTAAAGACACTTcttttcagtgtgttttgtcTCGTTCATTtgtcttaagctgctttcagacgtgcactggaCTGTTTTCCGGAGCGGCTGTAGGTGAGGACGCAAATGTCACTTGACTTCTTCCAAAACTTTTTCCCTCCAGCCCCCTGATAAAATGTGGAAGGagtgtttgtgatgtttctaacatgcgacaggAAACCGAATAGAAAATATCTCAGTGGCCAAAGAAGAAGTTCAGAACTGGAAGTAGTTGAGGACGATGTCAACTTGGAATACGACGAGATAGGAGCGTTTAGTTGATGAGACCTCATGTGATGTGAacatcacctgaatgttccTCATATTAtcctgttgctgtgaacacGCCTGACGACAGTCGTCTTATGTCTGGGCCcgattttccagagttcatgtctgaaaactttGAGTATCTTTGGTTTGTACCTAACAGGGATAACTCCCGAATGCTATGCTACTGCCCTGTATTCTTTAGTTGTAGTAGATGTAAAGAGTAAATGTTTCTCAAGACATTTTGGATACACATGTTTTGCGTCCTGTGTGtacctctactgttctttcttAGATAAACAAGGGGGATTATGAAGGCGAGGTGCTCATCTTTGGGTCCTCCGCTGCCCAGGAGAAGGCCAAGGAGATGATTGAAGACTTGTTGGCAGAGGGCAGCTCGAGATTTTGCAATGGTACAAAGTAATTTTTCTATGAAACAGTGATATCGATCCTGAAATATTCCTTGTGTCTTTTACACTTACAGCTGTTAATAAATCTCCTGCATCTTCCTGATCTCATTGTCAGGGCCTGGTAAGGCGGGAGACTACGGAGGAGTAAGAAAAGACTCAGTCTGGTCTTCTGAGCAGTTAAAAGCTTCCAGTGTTATTCTACCTCAACCATCCATAGATTGGAACTCCATCCGGGAGAACAGGGGAAAGTATGAAGAGCTCAAGTGGCAGGGTGAGGGCTCATATACTGTAGTTATTATGACAACTCCTATGTTGCTGTAATGGTCCCAAGGCTTTAAGGTCTGACTTCCTTCAGACCTCCCACCCTTGAACAAGAAGTTTTACACTGAGGCCGAGAGTGTATCCATGCTCCTAGCAGAGGAAGTCAGAGAATGGAGGTAATTTTGACAGAGACgtattttctttcacttcattttgttgctgcaggtgTAAAACAGAACCACTAACCTCCAATTTGACTCATGATTTCTGCAGTTTATACTTCAGACACAAGGGGgcaccatttatatttacatctccTGGAGAAGAAGCTGTAAGACTGTGAACACCTACAAGACAGCATGTCTTTGAATCTGTCAGTGGTTCTTATGTTGAATGAATATTTTTTGTTCCATAAATAAAGAAGAACAATTGTTATGCTCAGGTGGTTTTGGGAATACTGTATAGTTTGGACTAAATGTGGTCTTTGAAACATAAAACTAAACATGGTGTGCATCTGTCTTTTTCTAGTTTAGTAGCTCTAAACTTAATACCTccatgtttttcctctgcaggaaaGAGAATAACAATATCTTTGTGGACGATCTGAAGGAAGAAGGGGAAAAGCGACCCATTCCCAATCCCTGCCGCACTTTTCTGGAAGCCTTTGAGCCTTATCCAGAGATCATGGAGAATATTGAGCGAGTTGGCTTTGTCAAACCAACCCCCATCCAGGTATGTGCGTGGTCGTGCCTGGGCAAACTAGTTTTGTAATTTATCACTAATAATACTTTGactgtaaatatgtaaaataaatcgGGATCAGATTTTTCAAATTCTGGCCGGGGGTGTTTTCTGTAAAAGGCAGCCGGAAACGTAGCTCTCAACATCTGTGATGGTGCAAAACTCAAATGAGGATACTGAGTAGAAATGAAACTGAGTCAGCTCCCTCACTGATTTCACTTCAGTTTACAGAAAGAGGTTTGGTCAAAGGGAATCAAATATCACTGGTTTGTGACGTCACATAGCTGCTCTACTGGTTCCGTGTGATGTGGCCTCAGTGTTTGAATGGCACCTGATTTGCATCACGACTTGTACCAACCAGTTcagcaaacgttttctttggaAACAGTTTTGTGACCAGAAGCTCACTTAATTACCATGTGACGTTTATTTTAGTTGTTATCAACACATATAAGTGTTCCAAACTTCTGTCATGTCAtttgtgaattttctttttaatttgttactTCATCAATCTGTTCCCTTTTTTTTGTGCATTCAGTCTTTTTTCTAAACACAGTACATTGCTTGTTTCAGTCTCAGGCATGGCCAGTGTTGATGAGTGGAGAGGACCTGATAGCCATTGCTCAGACAGGAACTGGGAAAACTCTGGCTTACCTGCTGCCAGGGTTCATCCATATGGACGGGCAGCCTGTGTGAGTAGCAGATCTTTTCCTTACGTCTTAACTTTTAGGTGTTGAAAGCACTTATTTAGtttcattaatttaaattttgtaCTCGCTTGACTATCAAAATCATTTGTGTTTCCTCCCTTTGCAGACCAAGGGCTGAGCGCAATGGTCCTGGCATGTTGGTGCTGACTCCCACCCGAGAGCTGGCCCTGCAGATTGAAACTGAGTGCAACAAGTACAGCTATAAAGGCTACAAAAGGTCCAGCAGTCTTATGTTACGAACCATTAAGGGTTGGCTTTGAACCAGTAATTAATTGCACTGTAGAAGCAACTTGACTTTGACCGTTCTTCTGTTCCCTCTCTCAGTATCTGCATCTATGGTGGAGGGGATAGGAAAGGACAGATCAACACGGTAAAGCACGGAGTGGACATAGTCATCGCCACACCAGGACGACTAAACGATCTCCAGATGAACGAGCTCATCAATCTTCGCTCTATCACCTACTTGGtcagctgtttgtgtctgtgcatgttaGTTTATGTCTGAGGAGTTAAGATGGATCCATTGtttatagtatgactttcaattttaaacactgtttttcatacagtgtttttacatttcagcgTTGCTCAACCCAGTAGAAATCACTTTCCTATGAAAAGCAACATCAGCCTCACTGTTTGTGAAATTCTGCAGGTCTTAAGTTTGACCACAAATCAGTTTagcagaagttttttttctgtctttggaTCTGTGGTATTTTCTTTGTCCTAAATGTTTTATGAACTACTCCGCTCGATGGAAACAGGTGCTTGACGAGGCCGACAGAATGCTCGATATGGGCTTTGAACCTCAGATAATGAAGATTCTCCTGGACATCCGCCCTGACCGACAGACCGTCATGACCAGGTCTGAGTCACATGACACACTTGATACAAATGTCATTGATCAGGATACAAGGACATGTACAGATGAAGCACATTGAGAGAACATAGCAGAGCTTCAAGTAACTACTTGAGTGGTTGTTCCAGTAAATGAAGTGATACAGTCAGACGATGTGTTTCATCATATTACTTTCTACAGACAAAAGTTTGGATTGGTCCATATTATCCACTGGAAAATGGATAatagaaacttttaaaaacaaattcaacccctgcatttgtttaatttacaaTGACGTTCATGTAGATTTTCCCTGTTAATGTCTGATGTACAttaaaaacagactttttttaaaaattgtaaatTCCTGTGTTTCAGTGCCACTTGGCCCACCGGTGTGAGACGACTGTCCAAATCCTACTTAAAGAATCCCATGATGGTTTATGTCGGCACCCTGGACTTGGCAGTAAGTGAAACATTACATGTGTTGATCGGGTACAAAGTCTGctcctgtttctctgctgcagaggaaataaGTAAAGTCAAGATGCCACATATTACAAACCATCCTGTGCTTGTTAGGCGGTTAACACAGTGGAGCAAACTGTGCTGATCGTCCACGAAGAAGAGAAAAAGTCCTACGTGTTTGACTTCATCAAAAACATGCTGCCGCAGGATAAAGTCCTCATCTTTGTTGGCAAGAAGCTTGTGTGAGTAGGAAGTTTCTCACTAACAGGAAACTGCATGTAACACCCACACTAACGGTgtcctgtgtgtatgtttgtgtctccaAATCTCAGGGCCGATGACTTGTCCAGCGACATGTGTCTGCAGGGTCTGGCTGTGCAGAGTCTCCATGGTGACCGTGAGCAGTGTGACCGGGAAGAAGCCCTCAAGGACTTTAAAGAGAGTACGTCACTGGAAGGAAATCAGCTTTCTATGTCTCTGAAAACGGATACTGAAAGTTTCGGTGGTTAGCCAGTGTTCTCACCTCAAAGCCAACGAGCTGTCACAAGGCTGAAGCTTTCATAATAAATCAGTTTTATCTTCCAGGTCGAGTTCGTATCCTGGTTGCCACAGACCTGGCATCCAGAGGGTTGGACGTCCATGACATAACACATGTCTTTAACTTTGACTTTCCACGTAACATAGAGGAGTATGTCCATCGTGTGGGCCGCACTGGCCGAGCTGGGTAAGGGTCTCAGGGTTCTGGGGTCACAATGTGGAAAACGCTGCCAGTTTCTGGATTTTTTCTAATAAGTTTGTGATGTTGGTCCTTTTGTGATCCAGACGCTCAGGCGCTGCCGTTACCCTGGTAACAAGAGACAACTGGAGGATGGCCCCTGAACTGATCCCTATCCTGGAGCGAGCGGGACAGgttaacacacatttatattcacataaTCAGAGTTTAAATTTTAAAAGGAAGGTCAGGCAGGTTACAGGAaggattatgtttttttgtgaataaaTCATGATAAACTGTCGCTTATGAGACCACATTAATTTCACTTGATCAGTTTTATAAACAACACTGATTTATATAAAATCATTCAATCctttaagatccatgaattattctcaatGACTTGTGTGATTGAGTTGTATTTGTAATCTGAAGCTGGCATGAAAAGTTTAAGCATGTAGGAAGCATgtgttactgtttttttaaatggttcacAAGCCATGGAATCATTGTGATTACAGGAGGTCCCTGAGGAGCTGGTGCTCATGGCAGAGAGATACGAGAAGCACAAGAGGGAGAAGGACCTTTGCAGTCCGAGGGGAGGACAGggatggggaggagggggaaggagagaaggcggagggagagaaagcggagggagagaaagcggagggagaggaggcagagatcGAAGCCAGAACTGGGGTTTCTAATATGTAATTGTTTCTATATAGGTTCACACAAACCACAATGTTCCCGACAGATTCATAGACGGAAGTGGAAACGTACAGTTAAGAACTTAAACATTCACACCTTTAACAGTTATTCTAATAAGACtaatgttcattttctttttgtgttgcagaatctgaaaatgtgtgttgtaatttcatttgcatatatatatattttatttatatatgtattttatttattttgttgacttcctgttttagaaatgtttaaaatgcacaATTTGTACAGATTTCTTTGGTTTtgtactgcagtgttttgtatCGCTCTGAGTATTTTGTTAGCTCATTTCTTGACACCATTTCAGTCTAATAAATTCTTGAAGAGACCTGGCGGTGTATATTTTATTGACTTGGTGACGTATCTGTGACACATTTGACGTTTAATGATTACATCTGCTTTGCAGTATTTCCATATTGACTGAAAGATGCTTAAGGTAAATTGTGTTATCATTTAAACTT encodes:
- the ddx43 gene encoding probable ATP-dependent RNA helicase DDX43; this encodes MSDWEEDSSLQEPEPRSRCEDRPRDRVFYGARDGPRFGGPRHWRADRSDDRRSPAGGREGRAFPPDADRGGARERRTFGGERSDSSPPVTLTVENASVGRIIGRGGAKIRELEESSGARIKINKGDYEGEVLIFGSSAAQEKAKEMIEDLLAEGSSRFCNGPGKAGDYGGVRKDSVWSSEQLKASSVILPQPSIDWNSIRENRGKYEELKWQDLPPLNKKFYTEAESVSMLLAEEVREWRKENNNIFVDDLKEEGEKRPIPNPCRTFLEAFEPYPEIMENIERVGFVKPTPIQSQAWPVLMSGEDLIAIAQTGTGKTLAYLLPGFIHMDGQPVPRAERNGPGMLVLTPTRELALQIETECNKYSYKGYKSICIYGGGDRKGQINTVKHGVDIVIATPGRLNDLQMNELINLRSITYLVLDEADRMLDMGFEPQIMKILLDIRPDRQTVMTSATWPTGVRRLSKSYLKNPMMVYVGTLDLAAVNTVEQTVLIVHEEEKKSYVFDFIKNMLPQDKVLIFVGKKLVADDLSSDMCLQGLAVQSLHGDREQCDREEALKDFKESRVRILVATDLASRGLDVHDITHVFNFDFPRNIEEYVHRVGRTGRAGRSGAAVTLVTRDNWRMAPELIPILERAGQEVPEELVLMAERYEKHKREKDLCSPRGGQGWGGGGRREGGGRESGGRESGGRGGRDRSQNWGF